In Prevotella sp. oral taxon 475, one DNA window encodes the following:
- a CDS encoding type II toxin-antitoxin system antitoxin SocA domain-containing protein has translation MEEKIACFEYIVDQLRLRNNGSLDGFTTLKLIKLLFLVVGVSSNENEEGLTRIFNKFSAMPYGPVESDIYNAIQTNRLNKYYISSSLCTIKEDRDINLKGQDRQEINDAIEQLLIKNPKILQSQPFELVDITHKWSCWRTCYNVALSNNRHSIDMPARMIQKSVKYYQ, from the coding sequence ATGGAAGAGAAAATAGCTTGTTTTGAGTATATTGTAGACCAATTACGTCTTAGGAACAATGGTAGTTTAGATGGGTTTACGACTCTGAAACTAATAAAACTTCTATTCCTAGTTGTAGGTGTTTCTTCAAACGAAAATGAAGAAGGGCTTACAAGGATTTTTAATAAATTTTCTGCTATGCCTTATGGACCTGTTGAAAGTGATATTTATAATGCAATTCAAACAAATAGACTTAATAAATATTACATAAGTTCATCTTTGTGCACTATAAAAGAGGACCGTGATATAAATCTAAAAGGACAAGATAGGCAAGAAATTAATGATGCTATAGAGCAATTGCTGATAAAAAACCCTAAAATATTACAATCCCAGCCTTTTGAGTTGGTAGATATCACCCATAAATGGAGTTGTTGGAGAACATGCTATAATGTTGCCTTGTCTAATAACAGACATAGCATAGATATGCCTGCAAGAATGATTCAAAAAAGTGTCAAATATTACCAATAA
- a CDS encoding HU family DNA-binding protein, whose protein sequence is MAFWKKMLMKINNRWYPKSILVGSPVSTEQLCKRIAAESTVSAADVRAVFTALAPIMADYMAQGRSVKLDGIGSFYFTAIAAKGGAPTEKEVSANLITGVRVRFIPETRFSKSAAGSGSGKRAVRGLSDVTIEWEEWKGEEKKPAKPKPKL, encoded by the coding sequence ATGGCTTTTTGGAAGAAAATGCTAATGAAAATCAACAACCGGTGGTACCCCAAATCAATTCTTGTGGGTAGCCCCGTGAGTACCGAACAGCTGTGCAAACGCATCGCTGCCGAGTCGACCGTTAGTGCAGCCGACGTGCGTGCCGTGTTCACCGCACTGGCCCCGATTATGGCCGACTATATGGCGCAAGGCCGTTCGGTGAAACTCGACGGCATCGGCTCGTTCTACTTTACGGCCATTGCGGCTAAGGGCGGTGCCCCGACAGAGAAAGAGGTGTCGGCCAATCTGATTACCGGCGTTCGTGTGCGCTTTATCCCCGAAACACGGTTCAGCAAGAGTGCGGCAGGGAGCGGTAGCGGCAAACGCGCCGTTCGCGGACTGTCGGATGTGACGATTGAATGGGAGGAATGGAAAGGCGAGGAGAAGAAACCCGCTAAGCCAAAGCCGAAACTGTAG
- a CDS encoding GH92 family glycosyl hydrolase produces the protein MRKHTLLPALLFVAVALHAVVRTNFPTDNTRAKRKKVTVTKQAQIANADTVMRNIALSKDIDVSASAFVNQNETPEKACDGDVRTKWCDNSSPNKWLLYDLQKDYNVRKVCLIWENWDPNNIYKVQTSVDGQHWTDRITETTNTQNQRVYDVDWKGVRLVRFLVPEEAKDDAVRLMEFQVWTRGAGQPSRIEPIGKWGAMVKPRYLHTEGKKKIYALMSFVDNRVGVIDANGSNCVIGPQMPFGSINPSPQTPEGEHDGYAPNQPIRGFGQLHVSGTGWGKYGHFLLSPQVGLSIGETEHDSPASDEVAKPNYYRAKLDRYGIVTELTPTEHAAIYRFTFPQTPEANIAMDVTHSLTRDIAKYIGGTVKANNVSIDSDEGDKFSGMIEYEGGFSGGFYKLYFTAQLDKKPRSFGVWKNGTLQQGAKKAELTKGEDRIGSYFTYYTNNGEVVKLKIAISFNSVEQAKKYLAAEIPGWDFETTKKRGEDKWNRILSDIVVDEAPAVRMKQFYSALYHCLLMPRNRTNEFPAFGNKELWDDHFAVWDTWRTLFPLLTIIEPDVVGRNVQAFVNRWKVNGKVKDAYIAGNDMVEEQGGNDVDNIVADAIIKDIKGFDKAEAYKYLKFSADHERRAAPLMVGEKGLGQNDTLFYRQNGWLPGGVMAQSTALEYSYNDYCVALAAKKLGHECDYKKYLERSKRWVNMWNADLESKGFKGFICPRDKDGKWIDIDATYFWGSWKRYFYEANAWTYSFFVPHDIDKLIELNGGKEQFAKKLDYGFRNSLLELANEPSFLTARLFNHAGRMDLTCYWVNHVLENLFGEYSMPGNDDSGAMSSWWLFSAMGFFPNAGQNIYYLNSPLFKRVTIQRANGNIEISAPNRTDKNIYIKEVMVNGKTCTDGIITYDDLKNGATIRYELTKRTSNNN, from the coding sequence ATGAGAAAACATACATTATTACCGGCTCTGTTGTTTGTAGCCGTAGCCTTGCACGCTGTGGTGCGGACAAATTTCCCTACGGACAACACGCGCGCAAAACGTAAAAAGGTGACCGTAACAAAGCAGGCACAAATCGCAAACGCAGATACCGTTATGCGCAACATCGCCCTGTCGAAAGACATTGATGTGAGTGCGTCGGCATTCGTCAACCAGAATGAGACGCCCGAGAAGGCTTGCGATGGGGACGTGCGAACCAAATGGTGCGACAACAGCTCGCCAAACAAGTGGTTGCTTTACGACCTTCAGAAAGATTACAACGTGCGTAAGGTTTGCCTGATATGGGAAAATTGGGACCCCAACAACATATATAAGGTGCAAACAAGTGTCGACGGACAACACTGGACCGACCGAATAACGGAGACAACAAATACACAAAACCAACGTGTTTACGATGTGGATTGGAAAGGTGTGCGCTTAGTTCGTTTCCTTGTGCCCGAAGAGGCCAAAGACGACGCTGTGCGCTTGATGGAGTTCCAGGTGTGGACTAGGGGCGCAGGGCAGCCCTCGCGCATCGAGCCGATAGGCAAATGGGGTGCTATGGTTAAGCCACGCTATCTGCATACGGAGGGTAAGAAAAAGATATACGCACTGATGTCGTTTGTAGACAATAGGGTGGGGGTTATCGATGCTAATGGAAGCAATTGCGTAATCGGTCCGCAAATGCCGTTCGGTTCTATCAATCCGTCGCCCCAAACACCAGAAGGCGAACACGACGGATATGCGCCTAATCAGCCAATACGTGGCTTCGGACAGCTGCACGTTAGTGGAACGGGATGGGGAAAGTATGGCCATTTCTTGCTTTCGCCTCAAGTGGGGCTTAGTATTGGCGAAACCGAACACGACTCGCCAGCAAGTGACGAGGTGGCTAAGCCCAACTATTATAGGGCAAAATTAGATAGGTATGGTATCGTTACCGAACTAACGCCAACCGAACATGCCGCCATTTACCGCTTCACTTTCCCACAAACGCCCGAGGCGAACATAGCCATGGACGTAACCCACAGTCTTACCCGCGACATTGCCAAATATATCGGCGGAACGGTTAAGGCAAACAACGTGAGCATAGACAGTGACGAAGGCGACAAGTTTTCGGGTATGATTGAATACGAAGGAGGTTTCAGCGGTGGTTTTTACAAGTTGTATTTCACCGCTCAGCTAGATAAGAAGCCTCGATCGTTTGGCGTATGGAAAAACGGAACGCTGCAACAAGGCGCCAAGAAGGCTGAGCTTACCAAAGGAGAAGACCGTATTGGTAGCTACTTTACATACTACACGAACAACGGTGAGGTGGTTAAGCTCAAGATAGCCATATCGTTTAACAGTGTTGAACAGGCCAAGAAGTATCTCGCTGCCGAAATTCCAGGGTGGGATTTCGAGACAACGAAGAAGCGTGGTGAGGACAAATGGAACCGCATATTGAGCGATATCGTTGTAGACGAAGCCCCAGCCGTGAGGATGAAACAGTTTTATTCGGCCTTGTATCACTGCTTGCTGATGCCCCGAAACCGCACCAACGAGTTCCCCGCATTCGGCAACAAGGAACTGTGGGACGACCATTTCGCCGTGTGGGATACGTGGCGTACGCTCTTCCCGCTGCTCACCATCATCGAGCCCGACGTGGTTGGACGTAACGTTCAGGCCTTCGTTAATCGCTGGAAGGTGAACGGAAAGGTGAAAGACGCCTATATAGCAGGTAACGATATGGTCGAAGAACAAGGTGGAAACGATGTAGACAACATCGTGGCCGACGCTATTATTAAAGACATTAAAGGCTTTGACAAGGCTGAGGCTTACAAGTACTTGAAGTTCAGTGCCGACCACGAGCGCCGTGCAGCGCCGTTAATGGTGGGCGAAAAGGGGTTGGGCCAAAACGATACGCTGTTCTATCGGCAGAACGGATGGCTCCCCGGTGGCGTGATGGCCCAATCAACAGCCTTGGAATACTCCTATAACGACTACTGTGTGGCATTGGCAGCCAAGAAATTGGGTCACGAATGCGACTACAAGAAATATCTGGAACGCTCGAAACGCTGGGTGAACATGTGGAACGCCGACTTGGAAAGCAAGGGCTTTAAGGGCTTTATTTGCCCCAGAGACAAAGACGGAAAGTGGATAGACATAGATGCCACCTACTTTTGGGGCTCGTGGAAACGCTATTTTTATGAAGCCAACGCTTGGACTTATTCTTTCTTCGTGCCCCACGACATAGACAAACTCATCGAATTGAATGGTGGCAAGGAGCAGTTTGCCAAGAAACTGGACTACGGTTTCAGAAACAGCCTGTTGGAGTTGGCCAATGAACCATCGTTCCTTACGGCGCGCCTCTTCAATCATGCCGGACGGATGGACCTCACTTGCTATTGGGTGAACCACGTGTTGGAAAACCTTTTCGGCGAATATTCCATGCCCGGCAACGACGATAGCGGCGCCATGTCTTCGTGGTGGCTTTTCTCGGCTATGGGTTTCTTCCCCAACGCAGGGCAAAACATCTACTATCTCAATTCGCCCTTGTTTAAACGGGTTACCATACAACGGGCAAACGGCAACATCGAGATAAGCGCGCCCAACCGCACCGACAAGAACATCTATATAAAAGAGGTGATGGTGAACGGCAAGACCTGCACCGACGGCATCATTACTTATGACGACCTGAAGAACGGGGCAACCATAAGGTACGAACTAACGAAGAGAACATCGAATAACAATTAA
- a CDS encoding discoidin domain-containing protein, producing MKHFLLTLGFMLTLGVLSAFGQQTGNKLWLKASKVLLPTGGKVSFEVEGTNPSATYKYKWTLPKQFKKLSERGNKVVVKIPDEGNYEVKVFVESNDESDDVELKTNVEVSNSKKIELLSVGKKVVSCSGNVGDERPDWLFDGTADPDNYSKKWCAEGKKEHEVVVDLGQTCQIYRLKFYDCRTKETDYDNIQNFKLFVSDNQTDWTLALSETGNNDNVKDITFAPVKGRYVKFVAYDPNKDFTIRVWELELYGVK from the coding sequence ATGAAACATTTCCTTTTGACGTTGGGCTTTATGCTCACGCTCGGTGTGCTTTCGGCATTCGGGCAACAAACGGGTAACAAGCTTTGGCTTAAAGCCTCGAAAGTGCTGCTTCCCACTGGCGGCAAAGTGTCGTTTGAGGTAGAAGGCACCAATCCGTCTGCCACCTACAAGTACAAGTGGACTTTACCCAAACAGTTTAAGAAATTGTCTGAAAGGGGCAATAAAGTGGTGGTGAAAATCCCCGATGAAGGTAATTACGAGGTGAAGGTGTTTGTGGAAAGCAACGATGAGAGCGACGACGTAGAACTGAAAACCAACGTAGAAGTATCGAACAGCAAAAAGATAGAACTGCTGAGTGTTGGCAAGAAGGTTGTGTCGTGTAGCGGCAACGTGGGCGACGAAAGGCCCGATTGGCTCTTTGATGGTACCGCCGACCCCGACAATTACAGCAAGAAATGGTGTGCCGAGGGAAAGAAAGAACACGAAGTGGTGGTAGACTTAGGGCAAACATGCCAAATCTATCGCTTGAAATTCTACGACTGCCGTACCAAAGAGACCGATTACGACAACATCCAAAACTTTAAACTCTTTGTGAGCGACAACCAAACCGACTGGACTTTGGCCCTAAGCGAGACGGGGAACAACGATAACGTGAAAGACATTACCTTTGCTCCCGTCAAGGGAAGATACGTGAAATTCGTGGCCTACGACCCAAACAAAGACTTCACCATCCGCGTCTGGGAACTGGAACTATATGGCGTAAAATAG